Proteins encoded by one window of Seriola aureovittata isolate HTS-2021-v1 ecotype China chromosome 4, ASM2101889v1, whole genome shotgun sequence:
- the ompa gene encoding olfactory marker protein a: MEKATAPFNTMVLPFKEDTALTEMMRLRVSSLQRSGQKRQDGERLLLPHEAVYRLDFHTQELNFSRWYFSLSGHGRVTITGISQHWTPDLTNLMTRQLLEPIGTFWRNVDDPEDSPLKCLEADMQEFGERIAELAKVRKVMYFLFAFREGAEAANLSCSVEFTPEK, translated from the exons ATGGAGAAGGCCACAGCTCCCTTCAACACCATGGTGCTGCCATTCAAAGAAGACACTGCACTGACAGAG ATGATGCGTCTTCGTGTATCGTCTTTGCAGCGGTCAGGGCAGAAGCGTCAGGACGGTGAGCGTCTGCTTCTTCCCCATGAGGCCGTGTATCGGCTGGACTTCCACACCCAGGAGCTGAACTTCTCCCGCTGGTACTTCTCCCTCTCCGGCCACGGTCGAGTCACCATCACTGGTATCTCCCAGCACTGGACGCCCGATCTCACCAACCTGATGACCCGTCAGCTGCTGGAGCCCATCGGAACATTTTGGCGCAACGTCGACGACCCGGAGGATTCGCCGCTCAAATGCCTGGAGGCGGACATGCAAGAGTTCGGCGAAAGGATCGCCGAGCTGGCCAAGGTCAGGAAGGTCatgtacttcctgtttgctttcaGGGAGGGGGCAGAGGCGGCAAATCTCAGCTGCTCGGTGGAGTTCACACCAGAGAAATGA
- the LOC130167982 gene encoding dynein regulatory complex subunit 2-like isoform X1: MNQSCCYWKLETEKNTCYYILQKSGRKFHGVFSPVSQILNRPASAAERRGRGRIMPKKAKKSGGRKGSGFLQDRAQAEEEEARKREETLTQFLKDKLEKEEKNTAVNLLKVGEGWRAILLQTQDPEFREEIKTFRQTFESEMAGLDSIINDLARDLQEKARQSTRGRQVHLQRLERLWALHEKRMMTVQQHWENGMQQLSSRFNYEWKGQSQQQLADLKNTTRTVEQNYKEVMDEIQALHTGSISSYNDALRAQKLSHDNEKTQKEKTVETKEGLQFCRKKQQQLDKMVYREQQYIQQTAEMIKAVKGLQDKVIHVRGRLKSIKTENKPKEQDLATTVTEVNKKTDKLSKQLNENRSVARKQLIDLSAQSNKTAKKLQAMIAKGEKVLRVAEMCRKLEIKHEEVLSSLSSAADNQRSMTEGEEEEKETSEFPELMRRMNTALLVRDTLKKQKQDLRQQNQQLRRQLRQQVDDMSVSDSTLDGHDAPLAVSKVPTTAVPPITNRRSNDKMAVSHTASPQQS, encoded by the exons ATGAATCAAAGCTGTTGCTATTGGAAActagagacagaaaaaaacacttgctACTACATCTTGCAAAAGTCTGGAAGAAAGTTTCATGGTGTTTTCTCACCGGTTTCGCAG ATATTAAACAgaccagcatcagcagcagagcgACGAGGACGAGGACGGATCATGCCAAAGAAAGCCAAGAAAAGTGGAGGAAGAAAGGGTTCTGGGTTCCTACAGGACAGAGctcaggctgaggaggaggaggccaggaagagagaggagacactCACACAGTTTCTGAAG GACAAgttggagaaggaggagaagaacacTGCAGTGAACCTGCTGAAGGTGGGCGAAGGCTGGAGGGCGATTCTCCTTCAGACTCAAGACCCTGAGTTTCGTGAAGAAATCAAAACCTTCAGGCAGACGTTTGAGAGTGAGATGGCTGGCCTGGACAGCATCATCAAT gacCTGGCGCGTGACCTGCAGGAGAAGGCGCGCCAGTCGACTCGGGGGCGTCAGGTTCACCTGCAGCGTCTGGAGCGTCTGTGGGCTCTGCATGAGAAGCGAATGATGACTGTGCAGCAGCATTGGGAGAACGGCATGCAGCAGCTGAGCTCCAGGTTCAACTATGAGTG GAAGGGACAATCTCAGCAGCAGCTCGCTGATCTAAAAAACACAACACGCACTGTGGAGCAGAACTACAAAGAAGTGATGGATGAAATCCAGGCACTGCACACGGGCAGCATTTCATCCTACAATGACGCTCTTAGAGCGCAG AAATTAAGCCATGACAATGAAAAGACACAGAAGGAGAAGACTGTTGAGACCAAGGAGGGTCTGCAGTTCTGCcgcaaaaaacaacaacaactggacAAGATGGTTTATAGAGAGCAGCAGTACATTCAgcaaacagctgaaatgatcaaGGCGGTTAAAGGGCTGCAG gaCAAAGTCATTCATGTGAGGGGGAGGCTGAAGTCCattaagacagaaaataagcCAAAGGAACAAGATCTGGCGACCACCGTCACTGAGGTGAATAAAAAGACTGACAAGCTTTCCAAGCAGCTGAATGAGAATCGCTCAGTGGCGAGGAAACAGCTCATCGACCTCAGTGCACAGAGCAACAAGACCGCCAAGAAACTGCAGGCAATGATCGCCAAG GGTGAGAAGGTTTTACGTGTTGCTGAAATGTGCCGAAAGCTGGAAATCAAGCACGAAGAGGTCttgtcatcactgtcatcagcTGCAGATAATCAAAGATCCATGActgagggggaggaagaggaaaag gAGACATCTGAGTTTCCAGAGTTGATGCGGCGCATGAACACCGCTCTGCTGGTTCGAGACACtctgaagaaacagaaacaggatcTGAGgcagcagaaccagcagctgaGGCGTCAGCTGCGTCAGCAAGTGGACGACATGAGTGTCAGCGACAGCACCCTCGACGGACACGACGCTCCCCTCGCCGTATCCAAGGTCCCGACCACGGCGGTCCCACCGATCACCAACAGACGTTCCAACGACAAAATGGCTGTTTCACATACAGCTTCTCCACAACAATCTTAA
- the LOC130167982 gene encoding dynein regulatory complex subunit 2-like isoform X2: MPKKAKKSGGRKGSGFLQDRAQAEEEEARKREETLTQFLKDKLEKEEKNTAVNLLKVGEGWRAILLQTQDPEFREEIKTFRQTFESEMAGLDSIINDLARDLQEKARQSTRGRQVHLQRLERLWALHEKRMMTVQQHWENGMQQLSSRFNYEWKGQSQQQLADLKNTTRTVEQNYKEVMDEIQALHTGSISSYNDALRAQKLSHDNEKTQKEKTVETKEGLQFCRKKQQQLDKMVYREQQYIQQTAEMIKAVKGLQDKVIHVRGRLKSIKTENKPKEQDLATTVTEVNKKTDKLSKQLNENRSVARKQLIDLSAQSNKTAKKLQAMIAKGEKVLRVAEMCRKLEIKHEEVLSSLSSAADNQRSMTEGEEEEKETSEFPELMRRMNTALLVRDTLKKQKQDLRQQNQQLRRQLRQQVDDMSVSDSTLDGHDAPLAVSKVPTTAVPPITNRRSNDKMAVSHTASPQQS, from the exons ATGCCAAAGAAAGCCAAGAAAAGTGGAGGAAGAAAGGGTTCTGGGTTCCTACAGGACAGAGctcaggctgaggaggaggaggccaggaagagagaggagacactCACACAGTTTCTGAAG GACAAgttggagaaggaggagaagaacacTGCAGTGAACCTGCTGAAGGTGGGCGAAGGCTGGAGGGCGATTCTCCTTCAGACTCAAGACCCTGAGTTTCGTGAAGAAATCAAAACCTTCAGGCAGACGTTTGAGAGTGAGATGGCTGGCCTGGACAGCATCATCAAT gacCTGGCGCGTGACCTGCAGGAGAAGGCGCGCCAGTCGACTCGGGGGCGTCAGGTTCACCTGCAGCGTCTGGAGCGTCTGTGGGCTCTGCATGAGAAGCGAATGATGACTGTGCAGCAGCATTGGGAGAACGGCATGCAGCAGCTGAGCTCCAGGTTCAACTATGAGTG GAAGGGACAATCTCAGCAGCAGCTCGCTGATCTAAAAAACACAACACGCACTGTGGAGCAGAACTACAAAGAAGTGATGGATGAAATCCAGGCACTGCACACGGGCAGCATTTCATCCTACAATGACGCTCTTAGAGCGCAG AAATTAAGCCATGACAATGAAAAGACACAGAAGGAGAAGACTGTTGAGACCAAGGAGGGTCTGCAGTTCTGCcgcaaaaaacaacaacaactggacAAGATGGTTTATAGAGAGCAGCAGTACATTCAgcaaacagctgaaatgatcaaGGCGGTTAAAGGGCTGCAG gaCAAAGTCATTCATGTGAGGGGGAGGCTGAAGTCCattaagacagaaaataagcCAAAGGAACAAGATCTGGCGACCACCGTCACTGAGGTGAATAAAAAGACTGACAAGCTTTCCAAGCAGCTGAATGAGAATCGCTCAGTGGCGAGGAAACAGCTCATCGACCTCAGTGCACAGAGCAACAAGACCGCCAAGAAACTGCAGGCAATGATCGCCAAG GGTGAGAAGGTTTTACGTGTTGCTGAAATGTGCCGAAAGCTGGAAATCAAGCACGAAGAGGTCttgtcatcactgtcatcagcTGCAGATAATCAAAGATCCATGActgagggggaggaagaggaaaag gAGACATCTGAGTTTCCAGAGTTGATGCGGCGCATGAACACCGCTCTGCTGGTTCGAGACACtctgaagaaacagaaacaggatcTGAGgcagcagaaccagcagctgaGGCGTCAGCTGCGTCAGCAAGTGGACGACATGAGTGTCAGCGACAGCACCCTCGACGGACACGACGCTCCCCTCGCCGTATCCAAGGTCCCGACCACGGCGGTCCCACCGATCACCAACAGACGTTCCAACGACAAAATGGCTGTTTCACATACAGCTTCTCCACAACAATCTTAA